The following are from one region of the Mannheimia granulomatis genome:
- the ftsL gene encoding cell division protein FtsL, whose translation MSNERYPLHQIIIDDIFSHNKVAILLLIGVVISAVATIWVTHQTRLLVSEQGQLIQANQRLESQYTNLLLEENSRSGRARVDAAAKSFGLQPIKKEQEIILVE comes from the coding sequence ATGTCAAACGAACGTTATCCTTTACATCAAATTATTATTGATGACATTTTTAGTCATAACAAGGTCGCGATTTTACTATTGATAGGCGTGGTTATTTCAGCGGTTGCTACAATTTGGGTAACACACCAAACCCGTTTATTAGTTAGTGAGCAAGGTCAGCTTATACAAGCTAATCAGCGATTAGAAAGTCAGTATACGAATTTGTTGCTGGAAGAAAACAGTCGCAGTGGAAGGGCAAGGGTAGATGCCGCAGCGAAGTCCTTTGGTTTACAACCGATTAAAAAAGAGCAAGAAATAATTTTAGTTGAATAA
- the rsmH gene encoding 16S rRNA (cytosine(1402)-N(4))-methyltransferase RsmH → MSDSPKHITVLLHEAVEGLAIKPNGIYIDGTFGRGGHSRLILSKLGEYGRLIATDRDPRAIAEANTISDVRFQIKHTAFSAIPEICEEMGLIGKIDGILLDLGVSSPQLDEAERGFSFMRDGPLDMRMDTTKGLSAAEWLAQVSVDDLAWVLKEFGEERFAKRIAQAVVSYNKSANEKISRTLQLAQIISDAVPFKDKHKHPATRSFQAIRIFINSELDELEKALNAALSVLAPEGRLSIISFHSLEDRMVKQFMRKHSKGMEVPRGLPILESELNKNIPLKTIGKAIMPSEAEIETNTRSRSAVLRIAEKR, encoded by the coding sequence ATGAGTGATTCTCCAAAACATATTACCGTTCTTTTGCACGAAGCTGTTGAAGGTTTGGCAATTAAGCCAAACGGTATTTATATTGACGGCACTTTCGGGCGAGGAGGCCATTCTCGTTTAATTCTTTCTAAGTTAGGTGAATATGGTCGTTTGATTGCGACAGACCGCGATCCCCGTGCTATTGCAGAGGCGAACACTATCAGCGACGTTCGTTTTCAAATCAAACATACGGCTTTTTCTGCTATTCCTGAAATCTGTGAGGAGATGGGATTAATAGGCAAAATTGACGGAATATTATTAGATTTAGGTGTATCTTCCCCACAGCTTGATGAAGCTGAACGCGGTTTTAGCTTTATGCGTGACGGGCCTTTGGATATGCGCATGGATACTACCAAAGGTTTATCTGCCGCAGAGTGGCTGGCACAAGTTTCAGTGGACGATTTAGCGTGGGTGCTGAAAGAATTTGGTGAAGAGCGTTTTGCTAAACGTATTGCACAAGCGGTCGTTTCTTACAATAAATCTGCAAATGAAAAAATTTCCCGTACTTTACAATTAGCGCAAATTATTAGCGATGCAGTGCCGTTTAAAGATAAACATAAACATCCTGCGACTCGCTCATTTCAAGCAATTCGAATTTTTATTAATAGTGAATTAGATGAGTTGGAGAAAGCCTTAAATGCAGCTTTAAGTGTATTGGCACCGGAAGGCCGTTTGTCGATTATCAGTTTCCATTCTCTTGAAGACCGTATGGTCAAGCAGTTTATGCGTAAGCATAGTAAAGGAATGGAAGTACCGAGAGGATTACCGATTTTAGAATCTGAGCTGAATAAAAACATTCCACTAAAAACCATCGGTAAAGCAATTATGCCGAGTGAAGCCGAAATTGAAACAAATACTCGCTCGCGTAGTGCAGTATTACGTATTGCCGAAAAGCGTTAA
- the murF gene encoding UDP-N-acetylmuramoyl-tripeptide--D-alanyl-D-alanine ligase, protein MIKLTTQQIAEILNARLVGNGETVVETTSTDTRQAVENGLFFALKGENFDAHNYLVNAVEQGCVAVVVERECEINVPQIIVADTHLALGELAKWLKAKLNPKTVAMTGSSGKTTVKEMTAKILQKMTACEDEVLYTFGNLNNELGVPMTLLRLTEQHKYAVIELGANHIGEIAYTTSIAQPDACLVNNVAAAHLEGFGSLEGVAKAKGEIYRGLKEGGKAIVNLAFYYPQWQQEIGSHELNSFSYVSSDSDSYADYWADNVELQLNGSRFTLHTPQGETEIQLPYLGSHNISNALAATALAMSVGATLEAVKAGLEQRSMVKGRLYPVQINEDCLFIDDTYNANVDSMKSAVSVLQNYPAYRIFAVGDMAELGAESEVCHQEVADFAAQANLDLIVSFGKESAVISNKAENHFTDKQKMVEFLTPIILQKIEQKQPLVLLAKGSRSQKMETVISELCKQFNVNF, encoded by the coding sequence ATGATAAAACTAACAACCCAGCAAATTGCTGAAATCTTAAATGCTCGACTTGTCGGAAATGGCGAAACAGTTGTGGAAACTACCAGCACAGATACCCGTCAAGCGGTCGAAAACGGCTTATTTTTTGCATTGAAGGGCGAAAATTTTGATGCCCATAATTATCTTGTCAATGCTGTTGAACAAGGCTGTGTGGCGGTAGTGGTTGAGCGGGAATGTGAGATTAACGTACCGCAAATTATTGTGGCGGATACCCATTTGGCATTGGGTGAATTAGCAAAGTGGTTAAAGGCGAAACTAAATCCGAAAACGGTCGCGATGACAGGTTCTTCCGGCAAAACAACCGTGAAAGAGATGACTGCAAAAATTTTGCAAAAAATGACCGCTTGTGAAGATGAAGTTCTCTATACTTTCGGTAACTTAAACAATGAGTTAGGTGTGCCTATGACCTTGCTTCGCTTAACCGAACAGCATAAATATGCGGTGATTGAGCTGGGGGCGAATCACATTGGCGAAATTGCTTACACAACCTCGATTGCACAACCTGATGCTTGCTTGGTGAATAATGTTGCTGCCGCGCATTTAGAGGGGTTTGGTTCGCTAGAAGGTGTGGCAAAAGCCAAAGGTGAGATTTACCGCGGTTTGAAAGAAGGTGGTAAGGCGATTGTAAACTTAGCTTTCTACTATCCGCAGTGGCAGCAAGAAATTGGCTCGCACGAGCTAAATTCTTTCTCTTACGTTAGCTCAGATAGCGATTCTTACGCGGATTACTGGGCGGATAATGTTGAGCTGCAATTAAATGGCTCACGTTTTACGTTACACACGCCACAAGGCGAAACTGAAATTCAGTTGCCCTATTTAGGCAGCCATAATATCAGCAATGCGTTGGCGGCAACTGCACTTGCAATGTCGGTAGGGGCAACACTTGAGGCGGTTAAAGCAGGTCTTGAGCAGCGTTCAATGGTAAAAGGGCGTTTGTATCCGGTGCAGATTAATGAGGATTGCTTGTTCATTGATGATACTTACAATGCCAATGTAGATTCAATGAAATCGGCAGTTTCAGTATTACAAAATTACCCTGCTTATCGAATTTTTGCAGTAGGTGATATGGCGGAATTAGGGGCAGAAAGCGAAGTCTGCCATCAAGAGGTAGCGGATTTTGCTGCTCAGGCGAATTTAGATTTAATCGTTAGCTTTGGCAAAGAGAGTGCGGTAATTAGCAATAAGGCAGAAAATCACTTCACTGATAAACAAAAAATGGTGGAATTTTTAACGCCGATTATTTTGCAAAAAATTGAGCAAAAACAACCGCTTGTATTATTAGCCAAAGGCTCTCGTAGCCAAAAAATGGAAACGGTGATTTCCGAACTGTGTAAACAATTTAACGTAAATTTCTAA
- the mraZ gene encoding division/cell wall cluster transcriptional repressor MraZ, which translates to MFRGVSSISIDSKGRIAIPTRYRAELLEKHHGILVCTVDIRQPCLLLYPLHKWEVVEQKLLALSNFDPVQRRIQRVMQGFATECEMDSAGRVLLSPALRQHAQLEQQIMLVGQLNKFEIWQDKQWQAQIAEDLAFGSSAEMLDCDALKNLSL; encoded by the coding sequence ATGTTTCGTGGTGTTAGTTCAATCAGCATTGATAGTAAAGGGCGGATCGCAATTCCGACACGTTATCGTGCCGAATTGTTAGAAAAGCATCATGGCATTTTGGTTTGTACCGTAGATATTCGCCAACCATGTTTGTTGCTTTATCCATTACATAAATGGGAAGTGGTTGAGCAAAAATTATTGGCGTTGTCAAATTTTGACCCAGTTCAACGAAGAATCCAACGTGTGATGCAAGGTTTTGCAACCGAATGTGAAATGGATTCTGCAGGGCGTGTGCTATTAAGCCCGGCGTTACGTCAGCATGCTCAACTTGAACAGCAGATTATGCTAGTTGGGCAGTTAAATAAATTTGAAATTTGGCAAGATAAACAATGGCAGGCTCAAATTGCCGAGGATCTTGCTTTTGGTAGTTCAGCAGAAATGTTGGATTGCGATGCACTGAAAAATCTTTCTCTATAA
- the murE gene encoding UDP-N-acetylmuramoyl-L-alanyl-D-glutamate--2,6-diaminopimelate ligase produces MKRLLPFLTELDAWVEELTELNEMTLDSRQIKQGDLFVALKGHQVDGRQFINKAIEQGASLVLAEADDDQFEVELDPAFAKFNLDRTACCKVVSVPHLPKLLSEIAGAFYDNPSQKLVLSGITGTNGKTTTAQLLAQWRNLLGGKSAMMGTIGNGLYGKVQEAVNTTGSAIEIQRNLADFVEQGADFCAMEVSSHGLAQFRAEALEFDLAIFTNLSRDHLDYHNTMEEYAEAKFRLFSELKTHTQLINADDEIGAKWLNKLPNAVAVSTQPDFLSNHRFVKATEVKFTLQGASIKFASSWGNGELSSRLIGAFNVSNLLTAFAGLLALGFNINELVKTAPNLVGVAGRMECITANNKPMVIVDYAHTPDALEKALQAARLHCEGELYCIFGCGGDRDAGKRPLMAAIAEKLADKVIATDDNPRTENNQNIMADIVKGFAKPQTVQIIHNREEAIKTAIEQAKASDVILIAGKGHEDYQIIGAEKLHFSDQETARRYL; encoded by the coding sequence ATGAAACGTTTACTTCCTTTTCTGACAGAGCTAGATGCTTGGGTTGAAGAATTAACCGAGCTAAATGAAATGACCTTGGATAGCCGCCAAATCAAACAAGGCGATCTCTTTGTGGCATTAAAAGGTCACCAAGTTGATGGCAGACAATTTATTAATAAAGCGATTGAGCAAGGTGCAAGCCTTGTGCTGGCAGAAGCGGATGATGATCAATTTGAAGTTGAGTTAGATCCTGCATTTGCAAAATTTAACCTAGATCGTACCGCTTGTTGTAAGGTAGTTTCGGTACCACATCTTCCCAAATTACTGTCTGAGATTGCAGGAGCTTTTTACGACAATCCATCACAAAAACTAGTCTTATCGGGCATTACTGGCACTAACGGAAAAACGACTACGGCCCAATTACTAGCACAATGGCGGAATTTATTAGGTGGAAAATCTGCAATGATGGGAACCATTGGCAACGGTTTATATGGCAAAGTACAAGAAGCAGTAAATACCACAGGCTCTGCGATTGAAATCCAACGCAATTTAGCCGATTTTGTAGAACAAGGGGCAGATTTCTGTGCAATGGAAGTTAGCTCACACGGTTTGGCTCAATTTAGAGCGGAAGCTTTAGAATTTGATTTGGCAATATTCACAAACTTAAGTCGCGATCATCTCGACTATCACAACACAATGGAAGAATACGCCGAAGCCAAATTCCGTTTATTCAGTGAGCTGAAAACCCACACTCAACTAATCAATGCTGATGATGAAATCGGTGCAAAATGGCTAAACAAATTACCAAATGCAGTTGCTGTTAGCACTCAGCCGGATTTTTTAAGTAACCACCGTTTTGTGAAAGCCACAGAGGTAAAATTTACCCTCCAAGGGGCAAGCATTAAATTTGCTTCAAGTTGGGGAAATGGTGAACTTAGCAGTCGCTTAATCGGGGCGTTCAATGTGAGTAATCTACTCACTGCTTTTGCCGGCTTGCTGGCGCTTGGTTTTAATATTAATGAATTAGTGAAAACTGCTCCGAATTTGGTCGGCGTGGCAGGTAGAATGGAATGCATTACTGCAAACAATAAACCAATGGTGATTGTGGATTATGCCCATACGCCTGATGCCTTAGAAAAAGCCTTACAGGCTGCACGCTTGCATTGTGAAGGCGAACTTTACTGCATTTTCGGCTGTGGCGGAGACAGAGATGCGGGCAAACGCCCATTAATGGCAGCAATTGCAGAAAAACTCGCAGATAAAGTGATTGCTACAGACGATAATCCTCGCACCGAAAATAACCAAAATATTATGGCAGATATTGTTAAAGGCTTCGCGAAACCACAAACGGTACAAATTATCCACAATCGTGAAGAAGCGATTAAAACGGCAATCGAACAAGCTAAAGCTAGTGACGTGATTTTAATTGCAGGCAAAGGCCACGAAGATTATCAAATAATTGGGGCGGAGAAATTGCATTTTTCGGATCAGGAAACGGCGAGAAGATACCTTTAA
- the rnr gene encoding ribonuclease R: protein MIVDPNYQKELEKYENPVPSREFILETIREYNAPMSRDELLEAFHIYDEERAEGIRRRLRAMENDGELVFTKGKRYALPEKMDLIKGTVIGHRDGYGFLQVEGSEKSIKSEDWFIPNAQMVRVMHGDFVLAQPNGTDRRGRKEVRIVRVLEARKKQIVGRFFLESGIGFVVPDDSRINQDILIPDEYRMGARMGQVVVVELQERKASFSRPVGAITEILGDNLAPGMEIEIALRNHDIPHAWPDGVEKQIRQFTSEEVPEEAKQGRVDLRPLPLITIDGEDARDFDDAVFARKEGDGWRLWVAIADVSYYVRPKTALDLEALNRGNSVYFPNRVIPMLPEVLSNGLCSLNPQVDRLCLVAEMTLSAKGELTSYQFYEAVMNSHARLTYTKVWKMLEGDETLRERYAPLVPHIEELYAMFKILMKARHKRGAIEFETIENQFIFNPQGRIERIEPLIRNDAHKLIEECMILANIAAARFVEEANEPALYRIHDKPSEEKVMSFKSFVRECGLTWDVGLEPSPKDYGVLLEQIAKRADKELIQTMLLRSLKQAVYAADNIGHFGLALSEYAHFTSPIRRYPDLLLHRAIKYLIEKGKGNKRHYTDGGGYHYKLDDIDQFGDKCSATERRADEATREVADWLKCEFMQDHLGAEFDGVISSVTGFGLFVKLNELLIDGLVHISTLDNDYYHYDADRQRLVGGSGVIYRLGDAVRVKVINVNLDEKKIDFELLTEHKKSGKTARKKAKLEATKPIFKEPRTVKKAEKKPAKSVRKSRKTTASKPKVAKKKSSAKTKKSGE, encoded by the coding sequence ATGATAGTCGATCCAAATTATCAAAAAGAATTAGAAAAATATGAAAATCCGGTGCCAAGCCGAGAATTTATTTTAGAGACCATCCGTGAATATAACGCCCCAATGAGCCGCGATGAGTTGCTAGAAGCATTTCATATTTATGATGAAGAGCGAGCGGAAGGTATTCGTCGCCGTTTACGTGCGATGGAAAATGACGGTGAATTGGTTTTTACTAAAGGTAAGCGTTATGCCTTGCCGGAAAAAATGGATTTAATTAAAGGAACGGTGATAGGTCATCGTGATGGTTATGGATTTTTACAGGTAGAAGGTAGTGAAAAATCTATTAAAAGTGAAGATTGGTTTATTCCTAATGCTCAAATGGTTCGTGTAATGCATGGTGACTTTGTATTAGCCCAACCAAATGGTACCGATCGCCGTGGGCGTAAAGAAGTGCGAATTGTACGAGTGCTTGAAGCTCGTAAGAAACAGATAGTCGGCCGCTTTTTCCTTGAAAGCGGGATTGGCTTTGTCGTGCCGGATGATAGCCGTATCAATCAAGATATTTTAATTCCCGATGAATATCGTATGGGAGCAAGAATGGGACAAGTTGTTGTGGTTGAACTACAAGAACGGAAAGCCAGTTTCAGCCGCCCGGTCGGTGCTATTACCGAAATCTTAGGGGATAATTTGGCTCCGGGGATGGAAATTGAAATTGCTTTACGCAACCATGATATTCCTCATGCTTGGCCGGATGGCGTAGAAAAACAGATTCGCCAATTTACCAGTGAAGAAGTGCCGGAAGAGGCAAAACAAGGTCGAGTTGATTTGCGTCCATTACCACTTATTACCATTGATGGTGAAGATGCCCGGGATTTTGATGATGCGGTGTTTGCTCGCAAAGAGGGGGATGGCTGGCGTTTATGGGTAGCGATTGCTGATGTAAGTTACTATGTTCGCCCAAAAACGGCATTGGATCTTGAAGCTTTAAATCGAGGAAATTCAGTTTATTTTCCAAATCGAGTAATCCCAATGCTGCCGGAAGTGCTTTCAAACGGCTTATGTTCACTTAATCCACAAGTAGATCGTTTATGTTTAGTAGCAGAGATGACGCTTTCTGCAAAAGGTGAGCTAACAAGCTACCAATTTTATGAAGCAGTAATGAATTCACACGCTCGCCTCACCTATACTAAAGTATGGAAAATGTTAGAGGGAGATGAAACCTTACGTGAACGTTATGCTCCGCTAGTGCCTCATATTGAAGAGCTTTATGCTATGTTCAAAATTCTCATGAAAGCACGTCATAAACGTGGTGCAATTGAGTTTGAAACCATTGAAAATCAATTTATTTTTAATCCGCAAGGTCGGATTGAACGCATTGAGCCACTTATTCGTAACGATGCTCACAAGTTAATTGAAGAGTGTATGATTCTGGCAAACATTGCCGCGGCTCGTTTTGTCGAGGAAGCCAATGAGCCGGCATTGTACCGTATTCACGACAAGCCAAGTGAAGAAAAAGTGATGAGCTTTAAATCCTTTGTGCGTGAATGTGGTTTGACTTGGGATGTGGGTTTAGAACCGAGTCCGAAAGATTACGGTGTTCTACTTGAGCAAATTGCGAAGCGGGCAGACAAAGAGCTGATTCAAACCATGTTGCTACGCTCGCTGAAACAGGCTGTTTATGCAGCGGATAATATTGGTCACTTCGGTTTAGCATTAAGCGAATATGCTCATTTTACCTCACCGATTCGCCGCTACCCTGATTTATTGTTGCATCGAGCAATTAAATATCTAATTGAAAAGGGCAAAGGCAATAAACGCCATTACACTGATGGCGGCGGTTATCACTACAAGCTCGATGATATCGACCAATTTGGTGATAAATGTTCCGCTACAGAACGCCGTGCGGATGAGGCGACAAGAGAGGTCGCAGATTGGTTAAAATGCGAATTTATGCAGGATCATCTTGGTGCAGAGTTTGATGGTGTAATTTCAAGCGTAACCGGCTTTGGTTTGTTTGTGAAGCTCAACGAGCTACTAATTGATGGCTTGGTACATATTTCAACCTTGGATAATGATTATTATCACTATGATGCTGACCGTCAACGTTTGGTTGGTGGTAGTGGCGTGATCTACCGTTTAGGTGATGCAGTACGTGTGAAGGTGATTAATGTCAATCTCGATGAGAAAAAAATTGATTTTGAACTACTTACTGAACACAAAAAAAGTGGTAAAACGGCAAGGAAAAAGGCTAAGTTAGAGGCAACCAAGCCTATTTTCAAAGAACCTAGAACGGTGAAAAAAGCAGAGAAAAAACCGGCAAAATCGGTAAGAAAAAGTAGAAAAACAACCGCTAGTAAACCGAAAGTAGCTAAAAAGAAAAGCTCGGCTAAAACTAAAAAATCAGGGGAATAA
- the mraY gene encoding phospho-N-acetylmuramoyl-pentapeptide-transferase has product MLVWLAEYLVQYNTAFNVVSYITFRAIMALLTAMGIGLWIGPKVIRRLQILKFGQEVRNDGPESHFKKRGTPTMGGIMILIAIGVSTLLWANLTNPYVWFTLFVLFGYGVVGFIDDYRKIARKNTDGLIARWKYFWLSAIALVAVFGMYAVGKDTAATQLVVPFFKDVMPQLGVFYIILAYFVIVGTSNAVNLTDGLDGLAIVPTIMVASAFALIAWATGNFNFAQYLHIPFIPNAGELVILCTAIVGAGLGFLWYNTYPAQVFMGDVGSLSLGGALGVIAVLVRQELLLVVMGGVFVVEALSVILQVGSYKLRQKRIFRMAPIHHHFELKGWPEPRVIVRFWIITLMLVLVGLVTLKLR; this is encoded by the coding sequence ATGTTAGTTTGGCTTGCTGAATATCTTGTTCAATATAATACAGCGTTTAATGTTGTATCTTATATTACTTTCCGTGCCATTATGGCGTTATTAACGGCAATGGGAATTGGGCTCTGGATTGGGCCGAAGGTAATTCGCCGGTTGCAAATTTTGAAATTTGGCCAAGAAGTGCGTAATGACGGACCGGAAAGCCACTTTAAAAAACGTGGTACCCCAACTATGGGCGGTATTATGATTTTGATTGCCATCGGTGTCAGCACATTATTATGGGCAAATTTAACTAATCCTTATGTTTGGTTCACCTTATTTGTGTTATTTGGCTATGGTGTGGTGGGATTTATTGATGATTATCGTAAAATTGCGCGTAAAAACACAGACGGCTTAATTGCCCGTTGGAAATATTTTTGGTTATCTGCCATTGCCTTAGTTGCCGTATTTGGGATGTATGCGGTTGGGAAAGATACCGCAGCGACTCAATTAGTCGTGCCGTTCTTTAAAGATGTTATGCCACAATTAGGCGTGTTCTACATTATCTTAGCTTACTTTGTGATTGTTGGCACCAGTAACGCGGTGAATTTAACTGATGGCTTAGACGGCTTGGCAATCGTGCCAACCATTATGGTTGCCTCCGCTTTTGCCTTGATTGCATGGGCAACAGGTAACTTTAACTTTGCTCAATATCTACATATTCCGTTTATTCCAAATGCGGGTGAATTAGTAATCCTTTGTACCGCGATTGTGGGGGCAGGTTTAGGTTTCTTATGGTACAACACCTATCCGGCACAAGTATTTATGGGCGATGTCGGCTCGCTTTCATTAGGCGGTGCATTAGGTGTGATTGCCGTACTTGTTCGCCAAGAATTATTGTTAGTTGTAATGGGCGGTGTATTTGTGGTGGAGGCACTGTCGGTAATCTTACAAGTGGGTTCATACAAATTACGCCAAAAACGTATTTTCCGTATGGCACCGATTC
- a CDS encoding zinc ribbon domain-containing protein YjdM, with the protein MTYPTCPECKGENTYHDSIQFVCPDCAYEWTGEENLQEEDVLIVKDSNGNLLSDGDDVLLIKDLKLKGSSEVLKKGTKFKGIRLVNGDHNVDCGKIMLKSEFLKKA; encoded by the coding sequence ATGACTTACCCAACTTGCCCTGAATGTAAAGGCGAAAATACTTATCATGATTCAATTCAATTTGTTTGCCCTGATTGTGCTTATGAATGGACGGGTGAAGAAAATCTACAAGAAGAAGATGTCTTAATTGTTAAAGACAGCAATGGTAATTTATTATCCGACGGCGATGATGTGTTATTAATCAAAGACCTAAAATTAAAAGGTTCTTCTGAGGTGCTGAAAAAAGGTACTAAATTCAAAGGGATACGCTTAGTCAATGGCGATCATAATGTCGATTGCGGCAAAATTATGCTTAAATCTGAATTTCTGAAAAAGGCATAA
- a CDS encoding penicillin-binding transpeptidase domain-containing protein produces MVTSVKLKRKKETPINKAESQKADSKKLPSFLPKRFAVVAFLMVVMVAGLLGQAAYIQLVDSERLIKEANNRSLRTKELQFTRGRILDRNGRFLSISVPMYSLTLDPREYFDTKLRRSNESWRALAIEMETSKSKIEASVNKFIEKKNVSKEKVDFDPRSTLNTKSEGYWTQLSQVTGLDYNTLLEKVRNNPNSVFLRLDNENAELERKKFQALSKEIGRSYNDVMTELYAKNRQRFVYLSRHESEAISEYAKELDISALVVKVESRRFYPLAEESSQLIGFTDKDDMHGSEGLERSFDSLLIGKNGKQIIRKDAKGNIVENIRSEKQYDPQDVMLSIDEELQSMVYGEIKKAVQENNAESGTAVLVDVQTGEILAMANAPSFNPNKRDSFKPELMRNRAITDTFEPGSTVKPFTVLTALQQGVTYRDEVISTRPFVVNGHTIKDVAPRDSLTLTGILQKSSNIGVSRLALRMPSTALVDTYTKIGFGKDTGLGLGEQRGSNGDRKRWADIERATLSYGYGLNVTPLQLARAYATLGSFGIYRPLSITKVDPPVIGERVLPEKITRDVVHMMESVAAKGEGGQRAAVDGYRVAIKTGTARKLENGKYVEKYIAYTAGLAPASDPRFALVVLVNEPKAGNYYGGFVSAPLFSRIMGYTLKQRNIKPDNLTEDTQSAVREIKLERRVN; encoded by the coding sequence ATGGTTACATCAGTCAAATTAAAGCGTAAAAAAGAAACGCCTATTAATAAAGCAGAATCTCAAAAAGCGGACAGTAAAAAATTACCGAGTTTTTTACCAAAACGTTTTGCAGTTGTTGCTTTTTTGATGGTTGTCATGGTTGCGGGCTTGTTAGGCCAAGCAGCTTATATTCAACTTGTTGATTCGGAAAGATTAATTAAAGAAGCAAATAACCGCTCACTGCGGACTAAAGAACTACAATTTACTCGCGGCAGAATTTTAGATCGCAACGGACGCTTTCTCTCTATCAGTGTGCCAATGTATTCATTAACTTTAGATCCAAGAGAATATTTTGACACTAAGCTACGCCGATCAAACGAAAGTTGGCGGGCCTTGGCAATTGAGATGGAAACATCTAAAAGCAAGATTGAAGCAAGCGTTAATAAATTTATTGAAAAGAAAAATGTTTCTAAAGAGAAAGTGGATTTTGACCCTCGCTCTACGCTAAATACTAAAAGTGAGGGCTATTGGACACAGCTTTCTCAAGTAACAGGATTAGATTACAACACCTTACTTGAAAAAGTACGAAATAATCCGAATTCTGTTTTTTTGCGTTTGGATAATGAAAATGCCGAATTAGAACGCAAAAAATTCCAAGCATTAAGTAAAGAAATCGGACGTTCATACAATGATGTAATGACCGAGCTTTATGCAAAAAACCGTCAGCGATTTGTTTATCTTTCCCGCCACGAATCGGAAGCGATTAGCGAATATGCAAAAGAACTTGATATTAGTGCATTGGTAGTGAAAGTGGAATCTCGCCGTTTTTATCCATTAGCAGAAGAGTCTTCCCAACTTATCGGTTTTACTGATAAAGATGATATGCATGGCTCTGAGGGTTTAGAGCGTAGCTTTGATTCACTGCTTATCGGTAAAAACGGTAAGCAAATTATCCGTAAAGATGCTAAAGGTAATATTGTTGAAAATATTCGTTCGGAAAAACAATACGATCCGCAAGATGTAATGCTCAGCATTGATGAAGAATTGCAATCAATGGTTTACGGTGAGATTAAAAAGGCGGTTCAGGAAAATAATGCAGAGTCAGGTACAGCCGTGTTGGTAGATGTACAGACCGGTGAGATTCTGGCGATGGCAAATGCACCATCTTTCAACCCGAATAAGAGAGACAGCTTCAAGCCTGAGCTAATGCGTAACCGCGCAATTACCGATACTTTTGAACCAGGATCAACAGTAAAACCTTTTACTGTTTTAACTGCATTACAGCAAGGGGTAACTTATCGTGATGAAGTTATCAGCACTCGTCCGTTTGTGGTAAATGGACATACCATTAAAGACGTTGCTCCAAGAGATAGCTTGACGCTTACCGGAATTTTGCAGAAATCCAGTAATATTGGGGTGAGCCGCTTAGCATTACGTATGCCATCGACTGCTTTAGTTGATACTTACACCAAAATCGGCTTTGGTAAAGACACCGGATTGGGACTAGGCGAGCAGCGAGGGTCTAATGGTGATCGCAAACGCTGGGCAGATATTGAACGGGCAACGCTCTCTTATGGATATGGCTTAAATGTAACGCCATTACAACTTGCACGAGCTTATGCAACCTTAGGTAGTTTCGGTATTTATCGTCCACTGTCGATTACTAAAGTGGATCCGCCTGTGATAGGTGAGCGTGTATTGCCGGAAAAAATCACCCGCGATGTTGTACATATGATGGAAAGTGTGGCAGCTAAAGGCGAAGGTGGGCAGCGTGCGGCAGTAGATGGCTACCGTGTTGCGATTAAAACCGGTACAGCCCGTAAATTAGAAAATGGCAAATATGTAGAAAAATATATCGCTTATACCGCCGGTTTAGCCCCGGCAAGTGATCCGCGTTTTGCGTTAGTGGTATTAGTGAATGAACCAAAAGCCGGTAACTATTACGGTGGTTTTGTTTCCGCCCCACTTTTCTCCCGCATTATGGGTTATACGCTGAAACAACGTAATATCAAGCCGGATAATTTAACTGAAGATACACAAAGTGCAGTACGTGAAATAAAATTAGAACGCAGAGTTAATTAA